A segment of the Bactrocera neohumeralis isolate Rockhampton chromosome 3, APGP_CSIRO_Bneo_wtdbg2-racon-allhic-juicebox.fasta_v2, whole genome shotgun sequence genome:
AAAGATCACGACATGCTTTATAAAATACTCCCAGAAATAGatttaaataattgttgaaAAACTCTCTCGTTACTGtatcaactatatccagttttgtTGACAGATTCTCTGGTTTCTTACGATTGAGTAAAGCAACCATAAGCTTTTGTGCATTTTTGAAGTCAGCGCTTAATATTTCCAGTGTTTCAGACTTTGTGTACTGGGGAAAGTATAATGTAATGGGATCATCAATACTTGTTTTACAATAAAACTTTTCTAATGGAAGTTGTGATATTAATACAACACAAATATTCAGACCAGTAAGTTGTTGCAAACGTAACAAAGATGGTAACACATTTGCATCCATATCCCTTAGTCTCTCCGCATTgtctaaagaaattatatactgAGCATCTGGCTGTGATTGTATGCGTCGCAATTTTTCCACaaagtcttttaaattttctgttttaataTCATCCGCAATATCACCGCTTATATAttccaatatattttcaaatagtaTTCTTGAAGTATAACTTTCAACACAATTGACATATGCTatgtttaacttatttttattacgACGTATGCTTTCATTAAGGAAATTTTTAAGTAACGTAGTTTTTCCTGTACCTGTATGACCATAAATATGAATTGCAGCCGGAAGTATTTCTTCAGAATGTCCAATTAAGTTGGTAAGcgtttttaacacttttttacGACAGGGAAATCTCTCGTTCAATTTATTGAATACTTCCATTTTTCTAAAGCtaattaaaatatgagtttgatcttatattttcactttatacGGATTTCGTAAAATATATATGGATTAAAGAATTgtgtttactatttttaaaagcGCGCACATAGGTATGGATATTaataatcgaatattttatttgaacaaATTGAATGCCAAAGtcgaataaaagaaaaaaattatcgttTTCATATTTCACGTCTAGTAATGTGAACTTATTAATAAAGATTACAGtaatttctttgattttaatttatcgTGATATAAAATGAGAGAAGTTTTATGATTGTACCTGTATTAAACAAATTTGCTTTCGAAACTAATGAGAGttattttatttggatttttaaataaatagatGTATTTAATGCCCTGCGCCTAAACCTATGCCTTACTTGGATATGGGATAATagaataacaacaactttcaaTTTTAGATCACATGTGTCACTCTGTCGAATAACTTGCGATATTCTTTCATTTATCGTTTATCGATTTAACTAATGGTTGTATTGACAATCACTGATGACGTTTATTTTTCATGAAAGGACAGTGGACATTATTTGGtggttttttctttgcttacacatatgtattttcagtATATTTTCTAATCGATGCCATcggtatttttaattaaattgtaaaatgttgTGTTTTAATTAGTGCTGCAGAAAATACTACCTTATAAACACTTGAGTGTTGTGGGGGTGTGCGTGATTGCTGACCTTATCGgccatcaaaaaattttgtcttAATGTGAAGGATTTTGACAATATGCAAAGTTTTTCCTCGAAAGCTAAAGAAATGTTTATCGTGCGTGCATTAGAGAAAATTTTAGCGGATAAAGATATTCGGCGTTCGCATCATTCGCAACTGAAAAAATCTTGCGATTCAGCGCtcgaacaaattaaaaatgaactTATTAATGCAGGTCAAATTGCAGAAGGTAATGAATTGCCATGTGCAGCATTACCTTTACCAAAGAATGACGCTGCCAGTATTATTAATGCAGAAACATATTTTCTGCCATTTGAACTGGCATGTAAGAGTCGTTCGCCACGTATTGTTGTGACGGCGCTTGATTGTCTACAAAAGCTCATAGCATATGGTCATTTGACTGGTGCCATACAGGACTCTGCCAGTCCTGGGCATTTACTTATTGATCGCATTGTCAATACTATATGCGGTTGCTTCAATGGGCCACAGACCGATGAAGGTGTacaattgcaaattattaaagcGTTGCTTACTGTTGTTACATCACAGCATGTTGAAATACATGAAGGCACCGTTTTGCAAGCCGTACGCACCTGCTACGACATATATTTGTCCAGCAAGAATCTAGTCAATCAGACAACAGCACGTGCAACACTTACACAGATGCTTAACGTAATATTCGCCCGTATGGAGAACCAAGAATACGAGCTGAGCACGAGTACCCATATGGAAAACGGCACTAAAAACACCTCAACAACAGATATTGGTGCACAATCACCAGTGGTAGAACGAGCAGAAAATATCAACGGTAGCGAAACCGAAATGTCCTTGGAAGATATTGCAAGCTCCGTTCTAGATGAAGTACTAAATAGTAagcactttatttttaattgtaaagtaaatttatatatatgtatatattgatattttctttatatagaCGCTTTCGAGCAAGCATTGAAAGAAATGTCCAACGGTGCCACGGAAGAAACGACCACTAATTCTTCCTTTGGATCAGTGGAAGGAATCGATAACCAACTCAATTCAGAAGAAAATGCAGATAATCAAAATGAAAGCGATGCCGTCGTCACAGCAAAATTCacacatattttgcaaaaagatgCCTTTCTCGTATTTCGTGCACTATGTAAATTAAGCATGAAACCATTACCCGAAGGACATCCCGATCCGAAATCACACGAATTGCGTTCAAAAGTTTTATCGCTGCATTTATTACTATCCATATTGCAGAATGCTGGTCCGGTTTTCCGTTCCAATGAAATGTTTATCATGGCCATAAAGCAGTATCTATGTGTGGCGCTTTCGAAAAATGGTGTTAGTTTGGTGCCCGAAGTTTTCGAATTATCGCTTTCTATATTTGTGGCGCTACTCTCTAATTTCAAAGTGcatcttaaaaaacaaatagaagTGTTTTTCAAAGAGATTTTTCTCAATATATTAGAAGCAAATTCGAGTTCCTTTGAACACAAATGGATGGTAATACAAGCATTGACACGTATATGCGCCGATGCACAATCTGTGGTTGATATCTACGTTAATTATGATTGCGACTTTTCTGCAGCGAACTTATTTGAGCGGCTCGTTAACGATCTATCGAAAATAGCACAAGGTCGCCAAGCAGTAGAATTGGGCGCAAATCCACTACAAGAGAAATCAATGCGCAAACGTGGACTGGAGTGTTTGGTGTCGATTTTAAAATGTATGGTCGAATGGAGTCAAGATTTGTATGTAAATCCAAACTTGTCCACAATAAATCCACAAGAAACGGTAAACACACATGCCACGCATAAAACAAGCGTCGATATGTCACATAAACATAACCAACTAGATAATACCGATTCGCTTTCGCAGACCAACAACTCGACACGTTCGGCATACGGTGGCTCCAGCCATAGTATAAATTCATTTGGTAGCGTAAAGAATACAGAGGTGCTTGATTTGCCAGAAGCTTTGGAAGAACGAAAAATGCGTAAAGAAGTGATGGAAACGGGCATCGAAATGTTTAATAGAAAACCTAAAAAAGGTGTACAGTTCCTGCAGGACAAGCAGCTTTTAGGCACAAAACCAGTTGACATTGCCAAGTGGCTGCATGAAGATGAACGTTTGGATAAAACGGTTATCGGTAATTATCTGGGCGAGAATGACGATCATTCTAAAGAAGTAATGTGCGCCTATATTGATGCCTTCGATTTTCGAAAACTGGAAGTTGTCGCCGCACTGCGTCTTTTACTCGAAGAATTCCGTTTGCCGGGTGAAGCGCAAAAAATCGATCGTTTAATGGAAAAGTTTGCGAGTCGTTATTGTGAATGCAATCCGAACAATCAGTTATTCCAAAGTGCCGACACTGTGTATGTGCTAGCCTTTTCTATAATTATGTTAACGACAGACTTGCATTCACCACAAGTTAAGAATAAGATGACCAAAGAgcagtatataaaaatgaatcgtggTATTAGTGACAGCAAAGATGATCTACCCGAAGAATATTTATCCTCAATTTATGATGAAATCGCTGGACACgagataaaaatgaaaaataccaTCATCAACAAGCCGGGTAAACAGATCATTGTTAATGAGAAGCGTCGTAAACTTTTGTGGAATATGGAAATGGAGGCTATTTCGGCGACAGCTAAGAATTTAATGGAATCGGTATCACATGTAAAGTCACCGTTTACCTCGGCCAAGCACCTGGAACATGTGCGACCAATGTTCAAAATGGCTTGGACGCCTTTTCTGGCTGCATTCTCGGTTGGCCTGCAGGATTGTGATGATCCAGAAATTGCATGCCTATGCTTAGATGGTATACGTTGTGCGATACGCATTGCATGCATTTTTCATATGTCCTTGGAACGTGATGCTTATGTACAGGCGCTGGCACGTTTCACTCTACTCACTGCGAATTCGCCGATCAATGAGATGAAGGCCAAAAACATTGATACGATAAAGACGCTAATCATGGTAGCACACACGGATGGCAACTATCTTGGCTCCAGCTGGCTTGACATCGTCAAGTGTATCAGTCAATTAGAGTTGGCGCAATTGATCGGTACCGGTGTGCGTCCGCAATTTCTATCCGGCGCACAGACAACGTTGAGAGATAGCCTAAATCAGAGTGTTAAAGAGCATATTGGCGAGACAAGCAGCCAAAGTGTTGTAGTCGCTGTTGATCGTATATTTACAGGTTCCATAAGATTGGATGGTGATGCCATAGTGGACTTTGTCAAAGCACTTTGTCAGGTTAGTattaaaaaagcatttttacatacatattatgcagtTTGCCACgcagtttgtaacacccaaaaaggcctggtgctaCCGAAGttatcatttttttgttttatttttcaaaaagaaacaaattttataactattttgtGTTTCCGCTTCCCATAGGTCTCCGTTGACGAATTACAGAATGTACAGCCTCGTATGTTTTCGCTACAAAAGATAGTGGAAATTTCCTACTACAATATGGAACGTATACGTTTGCAATGGTCACGCATTTGGCAGGTTTTGGGCGAACATTTCAACGCTGTGGGTTGCAATACAAATGAGGAGATTGCATTTTTCGCTTTGGACTCATTGCGTCAGTTGTCCATGAAATTTATGGAGAAGGGGGAATTTGCAAACTTTCGTTTCCAAAAAGATTTCCTTAGACCTTTCGAGCATATAATGAAGAAAAATCAATCGCCTGCTATACGCGATATGGTTGTGCGTTGTATTGCGCAAATGGTCAATTCACAGGCGCATAATATAAAATCCGGTTGgaagaatatattttcaatattccaTTTGGCAGCTAGCGACAATGAGGAGGCCATCGTTGAGTTAGCATTTCAAACAACTGGCAAAATCATTGGCGAACTCTACCAAAAGCAATTCGCCGTTATGGTCGATTCATTTCAAGATGCAGTGAAATGTCTGTCGGAGTTCGCTTGCAATGCACGCTTTCCGGATACAAGCATGGAGGCCATACGTCTGGTGCGCACTTGTGCGCTTTGTGTGCATGACGCGCCACAATTATTCGCTGAGCATGCTGGCATGGAGAATGATATTTCAGTGGCAGAGGAGGATCGCGTTTGGGTGCGCGGTTGGTTCCCAATGCTGTTCTCGTTGTCTTGTGTGGTCAACCGCTGCAAGCTCGATGTGCGTACACGCGGCCTAACGGTGTTATTCGAAATTGTTAAGACGCACGGTGATAGTTTTAAGCCGAATTGGTGGAAAGatttattcaatataatttttcgtATATTCGACAATATGAAATTGCCCGAACACGTGACCGAAAAATCCGAATGGATGACAACTACCTGCAATCACGCGCTATATGCAATAATCGATGTGTTTACACAATATTTTGATGTTTTGGGTTATCTGTTATTGGAGGATCTCTTTGCGCAGCTACATTGGTGTGTACAGCAAAGCAATGAGCAATTAGCACGTTCCGGTacaaattgtttagaaaatttagtTATATCGAATGGTTTTAAATTTAACGAAACGACTTGG
Coding sequences within it:
- the LOC126752604 gene encoding origin recognition complex subunit 5 isoform X1, with amino-acid sequence MEVFNKLNERFPCRKKVLKTLTNLIGHSEEILPAAIHIYGHTGTGKTTLLKNFLNESIRRNKNKLNIAYVNCVESYTSRILFENILEYISGDIADDIKTENLKDFVEKLRRIQSQPDAQYIISLDNAERLRDMDANVLPSLLRLQQLTGLNICVVLISQLPLEKFYCKTSIDDPITLYFPQYTKSETLEILSADFKNAQKLMVALLNRKKPENLSTKLDIVDTVTREFFNNYLNLFLGVFYKACRDLSELKITARKCFTFYMEPILDGTVSMSDVSRLWRCIAGQLRTALSQVYIRSGQPEVINNNNYLNKMTILKNLIQTPVVNNDKEILKVAQSLELPYYGKYLLIAAFIASYNSSKEDKRLFVKNHGKRRKRLQNVNANAKVTEKMNTYIGPKSFSVDRLLAIFYAILDEKVGLTCNLLSQISTLVNLKLLSFVSGENVMDGTSRLQCTVGLEFVICISQVVGFNVRQYLSDFN
- the LOC126752604 gene encoding origin recognition complex subunit 5 isoform X2 codes for the protein MEVFNKLNERFPCRKKVLKTLTNLIGHSEEILPAAIHIYGHTGTGKTTLLKNFLNESIRRNKNKLNIAYVNCVESYTSRILFENILEYISGDIADDIKTENLKDFVEKLRRIQSQPDAQYIISLDNAERLRDMDANVLPSLLRLQQLTGLNICVVLISQLPLEKFYCKTSIDDPITLYFPQYTKSETLEILSADFKNAQKLMVALLNRKKPENLSTKLDIVDTVTREFFNNYLNLFLGVFYKACRDLSELKITARKCFTFYMEPILDGTVSMSDVSRLWRCIAGQLRTALSQVYIRSGQPETPVVNNDKEILKVAQSLELPYYGKYLLIAAFIASYNSSKEDKRLFVKNHGKRRKRLQNVNANAKVTEKMNTYIGPKSFSVDRLLAIFYAILDEKVGLTCNLLSQISTLVNLKLLSFVSGENVMDGTSRLQCTVGLEFVICISQVVGFNVRQYLSDFN
- the LOC126752520 gene encoding brefeldin A-inhibited guanine nucleotide-exchange protein 1, with protein sequence MQSFSSKAKEMFIVRALEKILADKDIRRSHHSQLKKSCDSALEQIKNELINAGQIAEGNELPCAALPLPKNDAASIINAETYFLPFELACKSRSPRIVVTALDCLQKLIAYGHLTGAIQDSASPGHLLIDRIVNTICGCFNGPQTDEGVQLQIIKALLTVVTSQHVEIHEGTVLQAVRTCYDIYLSSKNLVNQTTARATLTQMLNVIFARMENQEYELSTSTHMENGTKNTSTTDIGAQSPVVERAENINGSETEMSLEDIASSVLDEVLNNAFEQALKEMSNGATEETTTNSSFGSVEGIDNQLNSEENADNQNESDAVVTAKFTHILQKDAFLVFRALCKLSMKPLPEGHPDPKSHELRSKVLSLHLLLSILQNAGPVFRSNEMFIMAIKQYLCVALSKNGVSLVPEVFELSLSIFVALLSNFKVHLKKQIEVFFKEIFLNILEANSSSFEHKWMVIQALTRICADAQSVVDIYVNYDCDFSAANLFERLVNDLSKIAQGRQAVELGANPLQEKSMRKRGLECLVSILKCMVEWSQDLYVNPNLSTINPQETVNTHATHKTSVDMSHKHNQLDNTDSLSQTNNSTRSAYGGSSHSINSFGSVKNTEVLDLPEALEERKMRKEVMETGIEMFNRKPKKGVQFLQDKQLLGTKPVDIAKWLHEDERLDKTVIGNYLGENDDHSKEVMCAYIDAFDFRKLEVVAALRLLLEEFRLPGEAQKIDRLMEKFASRYCECNPNNQLFQSADTVYVLAFSIIMLTTDLHSPQVKNKMTKEQYIKMNRGISDSKDDLPEEYLSSIYDEIAGHEIKMKNTIINKPGKQIIVNEKRRKLLWNMEMEAISATAKNLMESVSHVKSPFTSAKHLEHVRPMFKMAWTPFLAAFSVGLQDCDDPEIACLCLDGIRCAIRIACIFHMSLERDAYVQALARFTLLTANSPINEMKAKNIDTIKTLIMVAHTDGNYLGSSWLDIVKCISQLELAQLIGTGVRPQFLSGAQTTLRDSLNQSVKEHIGETSSQSVVVAVDRIFTGSIRLDGDAIVDFVKALCQVSVDELQNVQPRMFSLQKIVEISYYNMERIRLQWSRIWQVLGEHFNAVGCNTNEEIAFFALDSLRQLSMKFMEKGEFANFRFQKDFLRPFEHIMKKNQSPAIRDMVVRCIAQMVNSQAHNIKSGWKNIFSIFHLAASDNEEAIVELAFQTTGKIIGELYQKQFAVMVDSFQDAVKCLSEFACNARFPDTSMEAIRLVRTCALCVHDAPQLFAEHAGMENDISVAEEDRVWVRGWFPMLFSLSCVVNRCKLDVRTRGLTVLFEIVKTHGDSFKPNWWKDLFNIIFRIFDNMKLPEHVTEKSEWMTTTCNHALYAIIDVFTQYFDVLGYLLLEDLFAQLHWCVQQSNEQLARSGTNCLENLVISNGFKFNETTWDKTCQCILDIFNATLPKELLTWHPNAQQMQIQSMEQQKATFVAQNSHDKSNHLQHGSTINRSQSQHSVYSTNILDDDAMSTSQGYHPHSHIMLHNSQFENLRIKCAVQLELIQTMDNIVFFPATSRKEDAETLAQAAADLAGSNAAQNVLECQREEQGMYSYLHTRQLLILADCLMQSHRFAKRFNADQEQRNILWRGGYNGSIKPNLLKQETASLACVLRIFFKMYGDENRRSDWPGIEHELIQVCKEALTYFLSLQSEAHRDAWTSLLLLILTRLLKMSDARFATHVSNYYTLLCEMMCFDLKPELRSVLRRVYMRIGPVFNIVSLNIRN